One Thiocapsa sp. genomic window, AGAGCCGTTGGCACGACGATGCGGCGTTGCTGGACTGGCTGCAATCGCTCTGAGCGTTATGTGCCCCCTGTCCCGGTCGCCTTCCGACGATTCGGGACTGGCACGGTTCCTGGCCACATAACCGGACTCGGAACATTATGTGGACAACGGCGCCAATTACCGCTCCAAGCAGCTCGCCCTGGTCTGCGCCAAGCTCGGCATCGCGTTGATCCACGCCCGACCCTATCAACCGCAAGGCAAGGGCAAGATCGAGCGCTGGTTCAAGACCGTGCGCGCCCAGCTGCTGACCCGCCTGACCGAGGCGGATCTGGCCAGCCTCGCGGCGCTCAATCGTCGCCTCGCCGGCTGGATCGAGGGCGAGTATCACCACACCCCGCATCGCGGCCTGGACGGTGCTACCCCGCTCGAGCAGTGGGCGCGCACCGGCGCGGGCGTGCGCTTTCCCGAACCCGGCCTGGATCTGGCCGATCTGTTCCTGCACGAGGCGGTGCGCAAGGTGCAGAAGGATCGCACGGTCAGCCTCCACGGGGTCGTCTACGAGGTCGACGCCGCCCTGGTCGGGGAGAACATTACCCTGCGCTACGATCCGGACGCACCGCCCGAACGGCCGATTCAGGTCTGCTTCGAGGGCCGGGAGCACGACCCGGCACGTCCGGTCCAGACGTATGCGAACTGCTTCGTCAAACGCGATCGCCCCTCGCGCACCTTGGCCGTGGACGGCCCGGCCCCCGAGCCCGCACCCTCGACGCTGCGCCTGCGCGCGCTGCCCGAGACGGATGCCGACACCCT contains:
- a CDS encoding integrase core domain-containing protein, translated to MDNGANYRSKQLALVCAKLGIALIHARPYQPQGKGKIERWFKTVRAQLLTRLTEADLASLAALNRRLAGWIEGEYHHTPHRGLDGATPLEQWARTGAGVRFPEPGLDLADLFLHEAVRKVQKDRTVSLHGVVYEVDAALVGENITLRYDPDAPPERPIQVCFEGREHDPARPVQTYANCFVKRDRPSRTLAVDGPAPEPAPSTLRLRALPETDADTLEGR